One Tachysurus vachellii isolate PV-2020 chromosome 5, HZAU_Pvac_v1, whole genome shotgun sequence genomic window, GCAGTTCATGAGTGCACTCGACAAGGTacacagcctttttttttttttctttctatatacACAAAGAGAAATCAGACGTATTTATGAAAGATGACACCCATTTATAGTGTTAGCATGTTTAGTATTATTCTAAACATTTAGTTATCTGTTAAATCCAACATGATACATGTACAAGCTTGAGTTTGATGACAACCATAtttatggttttttttgtttgtttgtttttcattgttAATTTTTCCATGCAATTTATACGTATCGTGATTGTAAACCAGTAGGTGGCACCAGAGTGTCAGGACAATAAGATTTATTCAGCTGTACGGTTGTCTATATATAAACCATAACAAAATTATaagattataaaattataagaAGTAAAGGACAACGTTATTCTCACAATATTTCATTATTCAGTAGAGGAACATTAATGTGTGTGACAAGCCAGTAAATTGTAATACATTGTctgaaattattaaattattatgtatatatacatatatatatatatatatatatatatatatatatatatatatatatatatatatttatatataaaattattattttaattattaaattaaaagctATGAGTATTCAGTTGTCctcactttctttattttacataatcTTAGATTTTTAGTTAATGTAAAGTGTTTAACATGGACTTCACGTTTTAGCCTATTATAACTGGCAACTTGGTGTCTAGATGCTGGATATGCTAAAGGGAAAGCTTGATCATATTGAAACGATTTACTGATTTATATTTGTCATGTTTTAAGGCTTTGACCTCAgtagtaaactacagagagccCAAATCTATCTGTAAAGCACCCGAACTGgtgagtttttctttgtttttaattaactaGTCAAATAATTGATTTTGACATCATCTTACCTGTTCGCTCAGAATAACGCTCCGTGTGACGATCTGTTAAATCAGACACTCTCCCTGCACCATGACAATCATTAcatgtctgtttgtcttgtgctgtgcattacagctggctaagTACTGTGACAATCTGCTGAAGAAATCAGCAAAGGGGATGACTGAGAACGAGGTGGAGGATAAACTTACCAGCTTCATCACTGTCTTCAAATATATCGATGACAAAGATGTCTTTCAAAAGGTAATCTCAGCAGGACACCACACAAAGTCCTGACCACTTCAGTGTTCAGCATTCCAGGGTGTTGTGGTATAAATCACTCAAACCTCTTTAACGGACCCTCAGTCTCACCCTTAGGGCCGTAATATAAAAGTGTGCAGCAGTGTTTTGTCCTTGTGTTAatgaggtttggattaaaccaTTTCATTGTGTGTCAAAAAGGTCTAACTATCGGAAGtcaataataaatcaaataaccATTTGTGAcggtggggggaaaaaattgcAGACCCTCTGACTACACTTCATGGAACTGTAGGGATAAAAGTCACCTAGAAAAATCTGTGAACCGGTAGAGAACCACTACAggatttttaatattgtatatgTTGAAATTGAGCCAAACTACAAAGGTAGCTGATGTATTTAAAATGCTGAACCGTAACACTGCAGTTGTTTCGTGTGTGACCATTTTTATGTGCATTAGGTTTGTGGCTTTGTTATAATTCACTTGATCTATTTTTACTTGCTcagcttaaataaaaatataaaaaatcttAGGATAGTCATGttattgtctcacacacacaaagttgttCAAGAGTCTGCAAAAAATACGGAAAGTAGAATCTTTAAAATCCCCTATTTACTTTAATGCGCGCACTCAACGTGTGCTTCAATAAGCGTGATTAGACATGAAATCTAATAGACAAAAATCTTTGTACAAAGAAATTAATACAGTCAATATCACAGACTTGCTTATATTTATCTTTGGACctagaaatagtgcagaatCTTGAATATTATATAATTCAAGATGTTGGCCGTTTACTTTCTTGTTTAAAACTTGTTTATttccaattttaaataaaaatgacgtgTTTCTGACTTTTAGACCACTGTAGGTAATGTTAGAATAAAAGTTAGATACTGGTTGAATTCTCTTAATCACTGATTGTATGTCTTTTAGTTTTATGCCAGAATGCTCGCTAAGAGGTTAATACACGGGCTTTCGTTATCCATGGATTCTGAGGAAGCGATGATTAACAAACTAAAGGTAAGGCCAAAGTgtgtctccatttttttttcttcctataaTTCTGTACTCGAGTTACTCGAAAATAATGTCCACATTTATAAAGTGACTCAACTGTGTTAACTAGCCCCACACACtattctcactcacacagctcTGTCATTACACCAAAGCAGTTGCAGAAACCGTGCAAAACCGTGCAAAACCGTGTGCAAACcgtgccatttttttttgtttgttttttttttctaactccGTCTCCTCCTCTGTTCTCTGGTTTCCAGCAAGCATGTGGCTACGAGTTTACTAGCAAACTGCACAGAATGTACACCGACATGAGCGTCAGTGCCGACCTCAACAACAAGTTCAACAACTTCATTAAAACCCAGGAGACCGTAGTGGATCTGGGCATCAGCTTTCAGATCTATGTGTTacaggtgagagagtgaaagaaagctCACATACAAATACCTAGTGATGGACGAGAGGAAATATTGGGCCTGATGTGTGAGTTCAGACATGTCTTAACCGGTAAAATTCATTCAGGTGTCTGCGTTTTAGGAGACATGAGAGAATTGTGTgaaataagagtgtgtgtgtgtgtgtgtgtctgcgtgtgtgtgtttcggtgtgtgtgttgcaggcaGGTGCATGGCCTCTCACACAGGTTCCTTCATCTACGTTTGCCATCCCTCAGGAACTGGAGAAGAGTGTACAAATGGTGAGTTACCGTGAGCCACAGATAGACACAGATATCTTGACACCAAAAGGAAGGCAAACCTCATAAACGGTccataaaaagaaatcaaattgTAGATATAAATGCTGCAAAACATATTTAGTGCACCAGGTGTCATTATGCAAGATGTCGTAATTGATCGGGAAGATCGAAACAAGTAGCAAATTTTATGAAGTAGAAGCTTCATAAAATTTCTCAGGGACGATCTTATTATATTAAACAGACCTCGACAGGAAAAAGCCGCAGAGCTTAGAAGAGTGAAGCTCTAAAACATCCCTGTTCATGGACCTCTCAGACTAATTATAAAGAAGGTATGAAATTAGAGAGAAGCCAAAATGAGCTCAAAGCTGTAGGAACAATAGTTACACAGAAAACCATCAATCCCCAAAAAGTCATTTTACTAATATTAATCCAAATAGACACAACATTTGATCGACAAAGTTTCGGCCTTGAATTAAATCTCACTAATAAATAtgctaataaatattaatttactgTTCCCAAAATATATCATGAAATATAACGGCATGTAAAATCGGCTAAACATAAACGTTTCTAGTTTACCGTTGCACTAACATTTTGGTTCTCTTATACAAGACAGtgtgatgcagacacacacacacacacacacacaggtgtgtaaaCTCTAGACATGTCTTCTCTGTAAACAGAAAGCCTTACATTTGCCTGTAATAACAGTGTGCACTGGTAAGTCAATGTGTTATTCTACTAGGAAGGAATGCAACTTTTAGGAGTGAACTAaatttactgtagtttatttaCTAACCATAGTTGTTTAAATAACCAAATGACTAAAGCCTTTAATTCATTTCTTCCTATGTTACACCCTTTACAGTTTGTACACTTCATTGCTGTTGTTTCTCTTCCACTAGTTTGAGCTGTTTTATAACCAGAATTTCAGCGGGAGGAAACTCACCTGGCTGCACTATCTCTGCACAGGTACAGTGCATATACATAACACTCATTAGAGTGCTTTAGGATCCTGATCTCCGTGGCTCATTTTATTATGTATCTCAGAGACTCGGTTAGAACGTATTAAGGCCTTTGGGTTCCGGGTGCAGTGTGTGGTGGGTGAAGGCTCTGGGCCTCGGAGTGTGACGGTGACATAGGACGTGTTTTGTGCTATGATTAATTAGCACATTTTTTTAGTGGTATAATTGCAGGAAACGGGTCAAATGAGATGATTAGCTGTTCCGGCTTTATTCACAGTGTTCAGATACTCACAGTTACTCACCCTGCAATCACCGAGCTTCATTGCAAACACGAACCACAGTCTAACGccagtctctcacacacccttACTGACCTGTTTACACACATTGTAATACGGCATACAGATTAAAGCTCTTAAACTCtctgttcattattattgtcaGCGAAGCTCGTAAGTCAGTCGCTACCATCAGTTCATCTGTAGTTACATAGTGTGTAgttatgagagagagacatgaatCCTTCAGTCCTTGACCATGATGACTTTCTCTCATTCCCTCAACATTGAATGCACTACAGATGTACTTGGATTTCAGCAATCAATCATCATTTCTTGATCGTAAACCTGTCGATGAAACGGACAGAAAAACTTGtgcacactgtcacacacatacaggaaaggttttttttttaatatgttcatCTCAGTCCTTTTAATCTTCACCAGAGATATCGTGTGGGAGTTTTGTTGTTTGAACATGATTGGCCACGCAAGACAAGGTTATCATCTCAGTGAAACGCCATTTCTCTGGAagtcgttttttgttgttgactCATTCTTTAAAAATGGAACAGAATTTAGCTACACTGAATAAAAAGATAGCATCATACATAATTGATCAACCGTGATGATACTCCTTTTATAACGCCGCATGCGTATTCTCGGGAAAAAAGAAATTACCGGCCTGTCCGATAAGTACTCCGATATCAGTCGAACAATgcctctctttcacacacactttctaaaaCTCAGGTGAGGTGAAGATGAACTACCTGTCCAAACCCTATGTCGCCATGGTTACCACCTACCAGATGGCGGTGCTGCTGGTCTTCAACAACAGTGAAACGGTGAGCTATAAAGAGCTGCAGGAGAGCTCGCAGATGAACGAAAAGGAGCTGCAGAAAACCATCAAGTCCTTGCTGGATGTCAAGATGATCAACCATGACTCACAGAAAGTAAGACCACGGGGAGGGTTCTTAAAATCCTGACACTGGGAAAAGATTTTCAGCTTGAGCGAAGATTGAAATTAATTGAACTTAAATTGTTGCAAAACTGTTGCTGTGGGATTGTGGAGCATGCTCCACATTCACATTGCTCTAAGACAGCTTCACGCTTTCAGAAGCAAGTCACGTAAACAGAAGCTATCggaatttatttacagaaatctagccacaacatatgtcattaCGCAGCTTTGTCAGTGCTTCCTGTCAGCGTTGATCTGCCAAACGTTAATCAGACAGCACATTCAGCTTCCATGCAGAGCAaaacagaactgccctcacatCCACATGACAAACAAGATGAAGCCACCAGGCTGGTTTTATATGGACCTTTTAAAATGGTAGTAATCAGAACATtagctgtttttgcacattagATGCACTGCTTTGAGACTTTAgactatttttcttttacacaccaAACGACTAAAGTTTTGCGGACACCTAATAATTACAGCCTTGTTAAACATCACTTTCTATACAAAACCATGCACAAAGATGGATTTGTTCTTCCTTTGCTGCTATAACAGCCTCCACTCTGTCAGGAAGGCTTTGCACTAGGTTTTCACCTGAACTGGGTtgaagtcagggctctgtgcaggacacacaAGTTGTTCTACACCACCCTTGTCAAACCATGCCTTCATGGAGCGTGCTTTGTGCActggggcattgtcatgctggaagagGTTTAGGGCATCTTAGGGCATccttccagtgaagggaaacatTATACAGTCCTATTCAGTGCAGTTGTGTGCTCCCAAATCTGTAGcagcagtttggggaagaaccatatgggtgtgatggtcaggtgtccactaGATTTTGGTTGTCTAGTAAAAGTGTTGTACATAAAGTATTGAAGTTGTTTCTCTATTAGTCCACTATGTTAGCTACAACTACAATGGTGAGTCAGTTAAAGACTTTAAAAGTGTTCACTTTGAACGAAGTGGAGATGATTTAGGACGTGGATATTGTTTTGTGGCTTGCTATTTCTTCAGCTCAGGCTCGTACTAAATCATCAGTCATGTTTTTCTTCAGTgttttatgacaaaaaaaaaaactcatacaTTTGTTCATGGGCTCAAAGATGCATCCTAATGTTACACACTTTCTCATGCTTCCAGGAGGAAATTGAGGCTGAGTCCACGTTTTCATTAAATATGAGTTTCACTAGTAAAAGAACCAAGTTTAAGATCACGACGTCGATGCAGCGGGACACACCACAGGTACAGCACTGTGCTCACAGCACTGACAGCTCCATCTATTACATGCTGCGTGTCATAATGAACCAGTGTGATTGGATTTGTGTATCGCGTGTAGGAGGTGGAACAGACGAGGAGCGCCGTGGATGAAGACAGGAAAATGTATTTACAGGCTGCTATAGTGAGGATTATGAAAGCCAGGAAAATTCTGAGACACAACGCACTTATACAAGAAGTGAGTCAAATATATTTActctgggggtgtgtgtgtgtgtgtgtgcgtgcgtgtgcaggTTCAAACAGCTATAAAATGAGAAGTTTGAGGAAGAGTCTGGGGTTGATTTAGAATCTTTGGAGAATATGATGCATGTTGTATGAAGTGAAGACTAGAGttccatttaatttaaaaagactTTCAATTAAAACTtcaaataaaagtcattttatatCACTTTCTAGTCCCCAAAACATATCAGGACGTTATGGGCATTATTAGCAGATGGTGTAAATTGTGCATGCAGCCCGAGCACAAACTGTACACCTACATTTCcacttttcttcctcttccttgtTGCATAAAAATGTTGTGGAACAGACAACTATATATCGCTTttcttatagcagctacaaacagtTGTTCCCCCATTTGCCTATCgtggttgttttgtttgttgttttttagtcATGTTAGTAAGAAAGCAGGAAGTCCTGAAGAGTTTCTCATGGTGGAAACAATGGTGACATTGTTGTCtgatatttttgtataacacTCATGTCATGCATGTTTTACATGACATTTAacctttacttttatttttcctttcaaGGTGATCAACCAGTCCAAAGCACGATTCAACCCCAGTATCAGCATGATAAAGAAGTGCATCGAAGTGCTTATCGACAAGCAGTACATCGAGCGAAGCCAGACCTCTGCAGACGAATACAGCTATGTGGCATAAAATAAGAACAACAACACTTGGCGGTCAGAACGTaaaccatgtctttatttttGACTGCAACTGGCTCAGGCTGTCTCCCTGCAGGATGAAGTGGGACTCTGCCTTCATCTgaggaggagggagaagggCCACCACGTACCCAGGCAGTTATAAACACCCCCCACACCTCCCTCTAGCCCAAAACCTTTTCTGATTTTACGCTGTTTACATCACCAGTGCCACGCCCCGTGCGTctacagaaaaagagaataatgCCTATAGCAGTTTCAGAgcaaactgatttaaaaaatacatttttaaacaacgTAACCATAAACAAGAAACCGAGAGAGCAAACGGACACGTcagagtttaaaaaataaacgtctaagacaaaacaaacatgctttCTTTTCTCACGTTTGCAGTTGTAGtgttcttctgttttttaaGTATCaaagtgagaggaaaaaaaaagactattgTAATAAAGCCGTTATACTGATTAACTGTAttcaacatgtaaaaaaaatatgaggTGACAAAATACTGCTGCttgtcaaataaacaaatagaaaaactGAGCGTCTGAATGTTTTCTAGAAAGTGGCAGATCGGTCGTGATGACTACGAGGAAAATCGTCTTAGTGaagtgctgtaaaaaaaaaaaaaaaggaaatactcCCAGGAGGTTATGCTTTTTATCAGTCTGGAGgtaattttctgttaaaatgtCTCACTTCAGGTCCAAGCTCCATTCCACAGCCTGGCGTGTTCTACAGCCTGCTACTTCTTGGCAGAAGATCGTCTTCAAATCGGATCCATATGAGCATTTCTGATTAAGCGCACGTTTCCAGTGTGTGCGTCATCAATAAGGCATGTTTGTGCACTCTGAGGCATTGCGTTGTCATCTTATTTAATGGCAGAGGTTGTGTGGTTTCACTTGATGTCACATGAGTTTACCCagaaaagcttttttaaaatctaGACAGGATGCGTTTGTCATTTTAGTCGTAGCCAGAAGGGGTCAGAGTAGAGCGATGACTATTTCTGGCATTAATAGCAATAAACACTTACAGCAGATGTAAAATATGTGGTAAATTAGTGACGGATTTTGTGCTTGAAACAGCcaattccatttttttaataaattagacTTGGAATAAAAGTTATCCTCTTTACTTAGCAAGCGTCCAATGCAACGTGGAATATAATTAGCAGCTGGATTGCAGATGTCAGTCCCAAACCTGGAAGCCTTTTATATTTTTGGTCATGCCAGAAATCCTGGTTATAGTATCACCAATTTCACACTTAAGCAGTATCATTAAACACGAATAAAGGCCTGACAAATGACTCCAGTTAACACAGTGTTGACTTTGACTCAACTTGAATT contains:
- the cul2 gene encoding cullin-2, which codes for MSLKPRVVDFDETWNKLLTTIKAVVMLDYVERATWNDRFSDIYALCVAYPEPLGERLYTETKVFLENHVRQLYKKVLESEEKVLLMYHRYWEEYSKGADYMDCLYRYLNTQFIKKNKLTEADLQYGYGGVDMNEPLMEIGELALDMWRKLMIEPLQATLIRMLLKEIKNDRCGEHPNQKVIHGVINSFVHVEQYKKKFPLKFYQEIFEGPFLTKTGEYYKQEASNLLQESNCSQYMEKVLGRLKDEEVRCRKYLHPSSYAKVIHECQQRMVADHLQFLHGECQNIVRQEKRDDMANMYTLLRAVTSGLPHMIQELQVHIRDEGLRATSNLSQENMPTQFVESVLEVHSKFVQLINTVLNGDQQFMSALDKALTSVVNYREPKSICKAPELLAKYCDNLLKKSAKGMTENEVEDKLTSFITVFKYIDDKDVFQKFYARMLAKRLIHGLSLSMDSEEAMINKLKQACGYEFTSKLHRMYTDMSVSADLNNKFNNFIKTQETVVDLGISFQIYVLQAGAWPLTQVPSSTFAIPQELEKSVQMFELFYNQNFSGRKLTWLHYLCTGEVKMNYLSKPYVAMVTTYQMAVLLVFNNSETVSYKELQESSQMNEKELQKTIKSLLDVKMINHDSQKEEIEAESTFSLNMSFTSKRTKFKITTSMQRDTPQEVEQTRSAVDEDRKMYLQAAIVRIMKARKILRHNALIQEVINQSKARFNPSISMIKKCIEVLIDKQYIERSQTSADEYSYVA